One stretch of Rhodoferax lithotrophicus DNA includes these proteins:
- the radC gene encoding RadC family protein: MPLKDLPPDARPREKLLARGPGALSDVELLALLLRTGIQGKGVLQMAQELLQIKPAADGAAGFDGIAGLLNATADDLKRVKGLGPAKRAELVAVLELARRAMAQRLQERTVFDTPDVVKHYVQLHLSARKHEVFAVLFLDVQNRLIAMEELFKGTLTQTSVYPREVVLRALHHQASAVVLAHNHPSGTVQPSRADEMLTQTLKTTLALIDVRVLDHVIVAPGVALSMAERGLV, translated from the coding sequence ATGCCTCTCAAAGACCTGCCCCCCGATGCCCGCCCACGTGAAAAACTGCTTGCCCGTGGCCCTGGTGCCCTGAGCGATGTAGAGCTGCTGGCGCTGTTGCTGCGTACCGGCATCCAGGGCAAAGGTGTGCTGCAAATGGCGCAAGAGCTGCTGCAGATCAAACCCGCAGCCGATGGTGCCGCCGGTTTTGACGGTATAGCCGGTCTGCTGAACGCGACGGCGGATGACCTGAAACGTGTCAAAGGCCTGGGGCCGGCCAAACGTGCCGAGCTGGTGGCGGTGTTGGAGCTGGCACGCCGGGCCATGGCGCAACGTTTGCAGGAGCGTACCGTGTTTGACACACCTGATGTGGTCAAACACTATGTACAACTGCACCTGTCGGCCCGCAAGCATGAGGTGTTTGCGGTGCTGTTTCTGGATGTGCAAAACCGCCTGATTGCGATGGAAGAGCTGTTCAAAGGCACATTGACCCAAACCAGCGTTTACCCGCGCGAAGTGGTGTTACGCGCCTTGCACCACCAAGCCAGTGCCGTGGTGCTGGCACACAACCACCCCAGCGGCACAGTGCAGCCCAGCCGGGCCGACGAGATGCTGACGCAAACCCTGAAAACCACGCTGGCGCTGATTGATGTACGGGTGCTGGATCATGTGATCGTGGCCCCGGGCGTTGCCTTGAGCATGGCAGAACGGGGGCTGGTATGA
- a CDS encoding Smr/MutS family protein, whose protein sequence is MSPRKPAAAATVKVSALSELKQVKKAIAEQARQRIEQQTAQAKAVKQAASDKDLFVRAAGAVQPLPDKRKVLHKAERKMPVAMQYQKDEKAVLKEAISDEFDVSTLLEVDEHLSFRRPGVGPDVTRKLRRGDWSIQRQMDLHGLRRDDAREALSIFIREAYQSGIRCVRVVHGKGLGSPGKAPILKSRVHSWLVQKNEVLAFVQAKPADGGAGALVVLLMASRG, encoded by the coding sequence ATGAGCCCGCGTAAACCCGCAGCGGCAGCCACGGTGAAAGTCAGCGCCCTGAGCGAGCTCAAACAGGTCAAAAAAGCCATTGCAGAACAGGCCAGACAACGCATTGAGCAGCAAACGGCACAAGCCAAGGCAGTCAAACAGGCAGCCAGCGACAAAGATTTATTCGTCAGGGCCGCTGGAGCCGTCCAGCCATTGCCAGACAAGCGCAAGGTGCTACATAAAGCAGAGCGAAAAATGCCCGTGGCAATGCAGTACCAGAAGGATGAAAAAGCGGTGTTGAAAGAAGCCATCAGCGACGAGTTTGATGTCTCCACCCTGCTGGAGGTGGACGAACACCTGAGTTTTCGCCGCCCAGGTGTTGGCCCGGACGTGACGCGCAAGCTACGCCGGGGCGACTGGAGTATTCAGCGTCAGATGGACTTACACGGCCTGCGCCGCGACGATGCCCGCGAGGCCTTGAGCATTTTTATCCGCGAGGCCTATCAGAGTGGCATTCGCTGTGTGCGTGTGGTGCACGGCAAAGGCCTGGGTTCACCCGGCAAAGCGCCGATTTTGAAAAGCCGGGTGCACAGCTGGCTGGTGCAAAAAAACGAGGTGCTGGCCTTTGTGCAGGCCAAACCTGCCGACGGTGGCGCGGGAGCGTTGGTGGTGCTCCTGATGGCCAGCCGGGGCTGA
- a CDS encoding FKBP-type peptidyl-prolyl cis-trans isomerase yields the protein MTTPLITSGSFLTLHYRLSGPAGDVVNTFNAAPATLTLGTGELAPAVEARLIGLAEGTHTTLELAAGEAFGPRSPDMQQWLARQALDDLGGAGETFEVGEVVKFPTPDGNGEFAGVILDFRSDDKGDAVLFDFNHPLAGQPVTFEVQVIGVL from the coding sequence ATGACTACCCCCCTCATTACTTCCGGTTCTTTTTTAACCCTGCATTACCGTCTGAGCGGCCCAGCTGGTGATGTGGTCAACACCTTCAATGCGGCTCCCGCCACCCTGACACTGGGTACCGGTGAGTTGGCTCCCGCCGTGGAAGCCCGTTTGATCGGCCTGGCAGAAGGTACACACACCACCCTTGAGCTGGCTGCTGGCGAGGCCTTTGGCCCGCGCAGCCCCGACATGCAGCAGTGGCTGGCCCGCCAGGCGCTGGATGATCTGGGCGGCGCAGGCGAGACTTTTGAGGTGGGTGAGGTGGTCAAGTTCCCCACACCCGATGGCAATGGTGAGTTTGCCGGTGTGATTCTGGACTTTCGCTCGGACGACAAGGGCGATGCCGTGTTGTTTGACTTCAACCACCCGCTGGCAGGCCAGCCGGTAACGTTTGAAGTGCAAGTGATTGGTGTGCTGTGA